The Triticum aestivum cultivar Chinese Spring chromosome 3A, IWGSC CS RefSeq v2.1, whole genome shotgun sequence genome includes a region encoding these proteins:
- the LOC123061820 gene encoding protein PLASTID MOVEMENT IMPAIRED 2, whose translation MEAAMDGGSVRATMSIFGESIGGRKADKNRAQENLSSEMKQRAKSDMDKLNERKASVDNERAGAESELSRARAMAKELERQIDQTKAKATSQRSGLQATWTRKNGAEEAQYAEVSQELERVKRELRKLKLEVKSAAEAKAKAESDVVATVCKIQSNLQAADEMKRRVDEANEEHVLVELARIEAERERRELEAQHVAEAERFAREIEAARSKVKEARREVSRARELEAKLEATNADVEVLQGEMELVRAMEKHHVPNDGAAEDTTRQKKGEAQDRALLQAAEAELSMAKNELESIKAGAFQFMTSMDRTRTEIMGVVQEIDRLKAQEKNADAQVQQLNAKLLKARAQMEAVTAADERSKAIVSNLTAAMQQLHAETEAASKEEELTMLEKRCVLAEADNVAAEMATAEERIRQSVKELEAAKASEASAMKKLKAAVESTMQARASAAPRRQGTITVSRFEYEYLSGRAALVRVVADKKVAAAQAWVQALKASEKEVAMRAEAAEREMREMGPREAQAASEAEKTAGEQKALEQELYDLNATAESVGLQCAYPRRRSSRVSATSKRSKGRRSSVSAANWNPKSPSFTIKRKKKMMPSLLKLIKEKRGGSDKSTN comes from the exons ATGGAGGCTGCCATGGATGGTGGATCAGTGAGAGCCACAATGAGCATCTTCGGCGAGAGCATCGGTGGAAGAAAGGCAGACAAGAACAGAGCTCAAGAG AACCTGTCCTCTGAAATGAAGCAACGAGCGAAATCCGACATGGACAAGCTGAACGAGCGGAAGGCGTCAGTGGATAACGAGCGAGCCGGCGCCGAGTCGGAGCTATCGAGAGCACGAGCCatggccaaggagctggagcgcCAAATCGACCAGACCAAGGCCAAGGCGACGTCCCAGAGGTCAGGGCTGCAAGCAACGTGGACACGAAAGAATGGCGCCGAGGAGGCCCAGTACGCGGAGGTGTCGCAAGAGCTGGAGCGCGTCAAGAGGGAGCTCCGCAAGCTGAAACTGGAGGTGAAGTCCGCGGCGGAGGCCAAGGCCAAGGCCGAGAGCGACGTCGTGGCGACGGTGTGCAAGATCCAGTCCAACCTGCAGGCCGCCGACGAGATGAAGCGGCGCGTGGATGAGGCGAACGAGGAGCACGTCCTGGTGGAGCTCGCGCGCATCGAGGCCGAGCGGGAGCGCCGCGAGCTGGAGGCCCAGCACGTCGCCGAGGCAGAGCGGTTCGCCCGGGAGATCGAGGCCGCGAGGTCCAAGGTGAAGGAGGCGCGCAGGGAGGTGAGCCGCGCGAGGGAGCTGGAGGCGAAGCTGGAAGCCACGAACGCCGACGTGGAGGTCCTGCAGGGCGAGATGGAGCTGGTGCGCGCCATGGAGAAGCACCACGTCCCGAACGATGGGGCGGCGGAGGATACCACGAGACAGAAGAAAGGAGAGGCGCAGGACAgggcgttgctgcaggccgcggagGCCGAGCTGTCCATGGCGAAGAACGAGCTGGAGAGCATCAAGGCGGGGGCGTTCCAGTTCATGACCTCCATGGACCGCACCCGGACCGAGATCATGGGGGTCGTCCAGGAGATCGACCGGCTCAAGGCGCAGGAGAAGAACGCGGACGCGCAGGTGCAGCAGCTGAacgcgaagctcctcaaggcgagGGCCCAGATGGAGGCCGTCACGGCCGCCGACGAGAGGTCCAAGGCCATCGTGTCGAACCTCACGGCGGCGATGCAGCAGCTGCATgccgagaccgaggcggcgagcaaGGAGGAGGAGCTGACCATGCTGGAGAAGCGGTGCGTGCTAGCAGAGGCCGACAACGTCGCCGCGGAGATGGCCACGGCCGAGGAGCGGATCAGGCAGtcggtgaaggagctggaggcggcgaAGGCGTCCGAGGCGTCGGCAATGAAGAAGCTCAAGGCTGCCGTGGAGAGCACAATGCAGGCCAGGGCGTCGGCGGCGCCCCGGCGGCAGGGGACTATAACCGTCTCGCGGTTCGAGTACGAGTACCTGAGCGGGCGCGCGGCGCTGGTCCGGGTGGTGGCCGACAAGAAGGTGGCCGCGGCGCAGGCGTGGGTGCAGGCGCTCAAGGCCAGCGAGAAGGAGGTGGCGATgcgggccgaggcggcggagcgggagatgagGGAGATGGGCCCCAGGGAGGCGCAGGCGGCGTCggaggcggagaagacggcggGCGAGCAGAAGGCGCTGGAGCAGGAGCTGTACGACCTGAACGCGACGGCGGAGAGTGTGGGCCTGCAGTGCGCGTACCCGCGGCGGAGGTCGAGCAGGGTGTCGGCGACGTCGAAGAGGTCGAAGGGTCGGCGGTCGTCGGTGTCCGCGGCGAACTGGAACCCCAAGTCGCCGTCGTTCACcatcaagaggaagaagaagatgatgcccAGCCTCCTGAAGCTCATCAAGGAGAAGAGAGGCGGCAGCGACAAGAGCACCAACTGA